The Triticum aestivum cultivar Chinese Spring chromosome 3A, IWGSC CS RefSeq v2.1, whole genome shotgun sequence genome includes a region encoding these proteins:
- the LOC123057815 gene encoding WUSCHEL-related homeobox 10-like, whose amino-acid sequence MDQHHHGQAPAHGGGRSSEGGEPTTTRSRWAPKPEQILILESIFNSGMVNPAKDETARIRLLLERFGAVRDANVFYWFQNRRSRSRRRARQLQQSCGGTGDADQFPSNAAAGHGYHGIGTSPYNTMQYGQLGGGVSAAAAAVNTAPRFLLDDADGGDDLFAIPRQMGLMARGGENQYGYPATDASQLSYQATVPGTTMPVFINGTVYEVPSTGALDVAGTFGPDVILVHSSGEILPVNERGVLMKSLQMGECYYLVFRSI is encoded by the exons ATGGACCAGCACCACCACGGCCAAGCTCCCGCACACGGCGGCGGCCGCAGCAGCGAGGGGGGCGAGCCGACCACGACACGGTCCCGGTGGGCGCCCAAGCCGGAGCAGATCCTGATCCTGGAGTCCATCTTCAACAGCGGGATGGTGAACCCGGCCAAGGATGAGACGGCGCGCATCCGCCTCCTCCTCGAGCGCTTCGGCGCTGTCCGTGACGCCAACGTGTTCTACTGGTTCCAGAACCGCCGCTCCCGCTCTCGCCGCCGTGCCCGCCAGCTCCAGCAGTCCTGCGGCGGCACCGGGGACGCGGACCAGTTCCCCTCCAACGCAGCTGCCGGCCATGGCTACCACGGCATCGGCACCTCTCCCTACAACACCATGCAGTACGGACAGCTGGGCGGCGGTGTttcggcggccgcggccgcggtcAACACGGCGCCCCGTTTCTTGTTAGACGACGCCGACGGCGGAGACGATCTTTTCGCCATCCCCCGGCAAATGGGCCTCATGGCACGCGGTGGCGAAAACCAGTATGGTTACCCGGCTACCGACGCATCGCAACTAAGCTACCAAGCAACTG TTCCAGGGACGACGATGCCGGTGTTCATCAATGGCACGGTATACGAGGTGCCAAGCACCGGCGCATTGGACGTGGCAGGTACGTTCGGGCCTGACGTGATTCTGGTGCACTCCTCCGGCGAGATCCTCCCAGTGAACGAGCGCGGCGTCCTCATGAAGAGCCTGCAAATGGGTGAATGTTATTACCTG GTATTCAGATCGATCTAA